A genomic region of Thunnus albacares chromosome 2, fThuAlb1.1, whole genome shotgun sequence contains the following coding sequences:
- the LOC122966730 gene encoding nuclear factor 7, brain-like — MAEKDVLEGFLTCHVCSETFRDPVSLTCNHSFCSSCLQKFWEQAKNKNCPICKRKSSKDYPLVNLTLNELADSFAERKKAGSSEIEKGEEKLMATCSKHQEEPEMFWEDEQRVVCPVCEVSLHQSHKVVPVEQAVSDLKDQLKSDLKSLQDKRNKYKQVEKTYNEVIQHSKKQLLSTERKIRAEFNKLHQFLKEEEESRLAALREEEEQKGKTISREMKSIQEQISSLSDSISAVEEDLQKHNVSFLNSYKPTQTRARDQCSLPDPQLVSGALIDVAKHLGNLSFRVWEKMKEKVHFSPVILDPNTASPWHYLSDDLTSVRRGNTKQQLPDNPERNTNYATVLGSEGFSSGRQHSWEVEVGDHPGWNVGLVKESVDRKGKCLPSPKNGIWCLKHHSGKCTNGDGRTVRVKKSLQRIRVQLDYDRGEVSFYDPEDMTHICTHRDTFTEKLFPYFSVGPAGGAKTTDIKIC; from the coding sequence ATGGCTGAGAAAGATGTTCTTGAAGGTTTCCTGACTTGCCATGTGTGTTCAGAGACTTTCAGAGATCCTGTGTCTCTGACCTGCAACCACAGCTTCTGTTCAAGCTGTCTGCAAAAATTCTGGgaacaagctaaaaacaaaaactgtcccatttgtaaaagaaaatcttcaaaAGATTATCCTTTGGTGAACCTTACACTGAATGAACTAGCTGACTCTTTtgctgagagaaagaaagctggATCATCTGAGATAGAAAAGGGAGAAGAGAAATTGATGGCAACATGTAGTAAACATCAAGAAGAGCCTGAAATGTTCTGGGAGGATGAACAGAGAGTTGTGTGTCCTGTCTGTGAGGTTTCTCTCCACCAGAGTCACAAGGTGGTTCCTGTAGAACAAGCAGTCAGTGACCTGAAGGACCAGCTGAAATCTGACTTAAAGTCTCTGCAGGACAAGAggaacaaatacaaacaagtgGAGAAAACATACAATGAAGTGATTCAACACTCCAAGAAGCAGCTGTTGTCCACAGAGAGGAAGATCAGAGCAGAGTTCAACAAGCTCCACCAGTtcctgaaagaggaagaggagtccaGACTGGCagctctgagggaggaagaggagcagaagggGAAGACTAtcagcagagagatgaagagtATTCAGGAGCAGatctcctctctgtcagacaGTATCTCTGCTGTCGAAGAagacctgcagaaacacaacgTGTCATTCCTCAACAGTTATAAACCCACTCAGACCAGAGCCAGAGACCAGTGCTCACTGCCAGATCCACAGCTGGTCTCAGGAGCACTGATAGATGtggccaaacacctgggcaacctgTCCTTCAGAGTCtgggagaagatgaaggagaaggtCCACTTCAGTCCTGTCATTCTGGACCCAAACACTGCCAGCCCCTGGCACTATCTGTCTGAtgatctgaccagtgtgagacgtggaaacacaaagcagcagctCCCTGATAATCCAGAGAGAAACACTAATTATGCCACTGTTCTGGGCTCTGAGGGCTTCAGCTCAGGGAGGCAGCACAgctgggaggtggaggtgggagaCCATCCTGGCTGGAATGTGGGTTTGGTTAAAGAGTCAGTTGACAGGAAGGGAAAGTGTCTCCCCTCACCAAAAAATGGAATCTGGTGTTTAAAGCATCACAGTGGAAAATGCACTAATGGAGATGGTAGGACTGTcagagtgaagaagagtctCCAGAGGATCAGAGTTCAGCTGGACTATGACAGGGGGGAGGTGTCCTTCTACGACCCTGAAGACATGACTCACATCTGCACTCACAGAGACActttcactgagaaactcttcCCTTATTTCAGTGTTGGACCAGCTGGTGGTGCTAAAACCACTGATATCAAAAtctgttaa
- the LOC122966715 gene encoding nuclear factor 7, ovary-like, with amino-acid sequence MAEKDALFKSYLSCHVCSETFRDPVSLSCHHSFCSSCLQKFWEQAKNKNCPICKRKSSNNHPGVNFPLKELADSFAGRQKAGSPETEKGEKKVVCSKHLEEPELFCEDEQRAVCPVCDFPHQKGHKVVPVEQAVSDLKDQLKSDLKSLQDKRDKYKQVEKTYNEVIQHSKKQLLSTEEQIRTEFNKLHQFLKEEEESRLAALREEEKQNRKTISRKMKRIQEQISSLSDSISAVEEDLQKHKVSFLSSYKPTQTRARDQCSLSDPQLVSGALIDVAKHLGNLSFRVCEKMKEKVHFSPVILDPNTANPCLYLSDDLISVRRGDIKQQLPDNPERHTNYSTVLGSEGFSSGKHSWEVEVGDHPGWYVGLAKESADRKGRCPASPENGIWCLVYRRGNYTDDLGRIVKVKKSLQRIRVELDYDRGEVSFYDPEDKTHIYTHRDTFTEKLFPYISVGEAGDAKTTDIKICQTEISL; translated from the coding sequence atggcTGAGAAAGATGCTCTTTTCAAAAGTTACCTGAGTTGCCATGTGTGTTCAGAGACTTTCAGAGATCCTGTGTCTCTGAGCTGCCACCACAGCTTCTGTTCAAGCTGTCTGCAAAAATTCTGGgaacaagctaaaaacaaaaactgtcccatttgtaaaagaaaatcttcaaaCAATCATCCAGGAGTGAACTTTCCATTGAAGGAACTGGCCGACTCCTTTGCAGGCAGACAGAAAGCTGGATCAcctgagacagaaaaaggagaaaagaaggtGGTGTGTAGCAAACATCTAGAAGAGCCTGAATTATTCTGTGAGGATGAACAGAGAGCTGTGTGTCCTGTCTGTGATTTTCCTCACCAAAAAGGTCACAAGGTGGTTCCTGTAGAACAAGCAGTCAGTGACCTGAAGGACCAGCTGAAATCTGACTTAAAGTCTCTGCAGGACAAGAGGGACAAATACAAACAAGTGGAGAAAACATACAATGAAGTGATTCAACACTCCAAGAAGCAGCTGTTGTCCACAGAGGAGCAGATCAGAACAGAGTTCAACAAGCTCCACCAGTtcctgaaagaggaagaggagtccaGACTGGCagctctgagggaggaagagaagcagaATAGGAAGACTATCAGcagaaagatgaagaggatTCAGGAGCAGatctcctctctgtcagacaGTATCTCTGCTGTTGAAGAagacctgcagaaacacaaggTGTCATTCCTCAGCAGTTATAAACCCACTCAGACCAGAGCCAGAGACCAGTGCTCACTGTCAGATCCACAGCTGGTCTCAGGAGCACTGATAGATGtggccaaacacctgggcaacctgTCCTTCAGAGTCTgtgagaagatgaaggagaaggtCCACTTCAGTCCTGTCATTCTGGACCCAAACACTGCAAACCCctgtctctatctgtctgaTGATCTGATCAGTGTGAGACGTGGAGACATAAAGCAGCAGCTCCCTGATAATCCAGAGAGACACACTAATTATTCCACTGTTCTGGGCTCTGAGGGCTTCAGCTCAGGGAAACACAGCTGGGAGGTGGAAGTGGGAGACCATCCTGGATGGTATGTGGGTTTGGCTAAAGAGTCAGCTGACAGGAAGGGAAGATGTCCTGCCTCACCAGAAAATGGAATCTGGTGTTTAGTGTATCGTAGAGGAAACTACACTGATGATCTTGGTAGAATTGTcaaagtgaagaagagtctCCAGAGGATCAGAGTCGAGCTGGACTATGACAGGGGGGAAGTGTCCTTCTACGACCCTGAAGACAAGACTCACATCTACACTCACAGAGACActttcactgagaaactcttcCCTTACATCAGCGTTGGAGAGGCTGGTGATGCTAAAACCACTGATATCAAAATCTGTCAAACTGAGATTTCTCTGTGA